Proteins from a single region of Butyrivibrio fibrisolvens:
- a CDS encoding ABC transporter ATP-binding protein: MNMNDHFDMKIKLEDIKVSFGLKKVLDGVNLEYVGEGIYAIIGVNGTGKSVLMKSIAGIQTYSGKVSITNCKKICQKEDIAYVPQVTSLNSSLTSFEMVLLGKVNHLKMRVSDEMVKEVYEVMERLNIRSLEEQTFSSLSGGQKQLIIMAQALISKPKLLLLDEPTSALDLYHQLNLLSLARQYCKETGAITIVIMHDLSQAARFCKRITILKDGKVFAYGKPQEVLTEINIKEVFKVDAEIGFSNSGYTTVQPVAISV, from the coding sequence ATGAATATGAATGATCATTTTGATATGAAGATCAAGCTTGAAGATATTAAGGTGAGCTTTGGATTGAAGAAGGTGCTTGATGGAGTAAATTTGGAATATGTTGGTGAAGGAATATATGCCATAATAGGCGTCAATGGAACGGGGAAAAGCGTTCTTATGAAATCGATCGCAGGAATCCAGACATATTCAGGAAAAGTTAGTATTACTAATTGTAAAAAAATATGTCAGAAAGAAGATATAGCTTATGTACCTCAGGTTACCAGTCTTAATTCATCATTGACTTCGTTTGAAATGGTTTTGTTAGGAAAAGTTAATCATCTAAAAATGCGTGTATCAGATGAGATGGTAAAAGAAGTTTATGAAGTGATGGAAAGATTAAATATCAGAAGCTTGGAAGAACAGACTTTCAGTTCTTTATCGGGAGGACAGAAACAGCTTATTATTATGGCTCAGGCTTTGATTTCCAAGCCTAAGCTTCTTCTTTTGGATGAACCAACATCAGCTCTTGATCTGTATCATCAACTAAATCTTTTATCTCTTGCAAGGCAATACTGTAAAGAAACCGGGGCCATAACAATAGTTATCATGCATGACTTATCGCAAGCTGCGAGATTTTGTAAGAGAATAACAATTTTAAAAGATGGAAAAGTATTCGCATATGGGAAGCCCCAAGAAGTATTGACCGAAATAAATATCAAGGAGGTTTTTAAAGTTGATGCTGAAATTGGCTTCAGTAATAGCGGTTATACGACTGTACAGCCTGTTGCTATTTCAGTTTAA
- a CDS encoding MATE family efflux transporter, with protein sequence MTQNNKIVTGNLFVEILKYLAPLILSMLIQQSYQTIDAIIIGQGVGANALGAIDATYGFIKLLINSVIILYTAASVVVAKHYGAGDIISVKNSIKVMLVLAVVTGIFITLSPLLLIKTICNVMSVPKEMLGEAMLYTEIILGGSIFMILFNCGGSILKSLGDSRLPATALAFSCMINIVLDAFLVFCLNLGVEGVAFATVIANIVSASIVLAKLWKTYIDLEKREGTRKNDSNVLIRSIREIMIFGVPAAGQSILFSFSNIFLQSNINKCGAKAVSAWAVCGKLDFLIWIIADGLSITGATFIAQNIGAKEGKRAKRAERYVLKIFVATIVLISTILYFTTPLLALVFIKDKAVINVAGMLMKQIAPFYVTCIGAELYSGIFRGYGKALQPVIFTLVGTIGGRTLWIFICSSIERTDIKNIILAYPFSWILTTALFIFYRLLDRKIGKMRQSYRLI encoded by the coding sequence ATGACACAAAACAATAAAATAGTAACAGGAAATCTTTTTGTTGAGATTCTGAAATATCTGGCGCCTTTGATACTAAGCATGTTGATCCAACAATCTTATCAAACCATTGATGCAATTATTATTGGGCAAGGTGTTGGAGCTAATGCATTAGGAGCAATCGATGCTACGTATGGTTTTATCAAACTTTTGATCAATTCGGTGATAATTCTTTACACTGCGGCATCTGTAGTAGTTGCAAAGCATTATGGCGCAGGGGATATTATAAGTGTAAAGAATTCAATAAAAGTAATGTTAGTACTTGCTGTAGTTACGGGTATCTTCATAACCCTATCCCCTTTGCTTCTAATTAAAACGATATGCAATGTCATGAGCGTTCCAAAAGAAATGCTTGGCGAGGCTATGCTTTACACAGAGATCATCCTGGGTGGATCTATCTTTATGATATTGTTCAATTGCGGCGGAAGTATTTTGAAAAGTCTTGGAGATTCGAGATTACCTGCAACTGCGCTGGCCTTTTCCTGCATGATTAATATTGTTCTGGATGCATTCCTGGTTTTTTGTTTAAATCTTGGAGTAGAGGGAGTTGCATTTGCAACAGTAATTGCGAATATAGTGAGTGCATCAATAGTATTGGCTAAGTTGTGGAAGACATACATAGACTTAGAAAAGAGAGAAGGTACGAGGAAAAACGATAGCAACGTCCTGATCAGATCCATTAGAGAGATAATGATATTTGGAGTTCCAGCAGCAGGACAGTCAATATTGTTTTCATTTTCTAATATCTTTTTACAGTCGAATATAAATAAATGCGGTGCCAAAGCTGTTTCTGCATGGGCTGTATGTGGGAAACTTGATTTCCTTATTTGGATAATAGCTGATGGACTTTCTATTACAGGAGCAACTTTCATTGCTCAAAATATAGGAGCGAAAGAGGGAAAGAGAGCTAAAAGAGCTGAAAGATATGTGTTGAAAATATTTGTTGCAACAATAGTGTTGATAAGTACAATTTTGTATTTTACAACTCCATTATTGGCCCTTGTCTTTATAAAAGATAAAGCAGTGATAAATGTTGCTGGAATGCTTATGAAACAGATAGCACCATTTTATGTAACATGTATTGGTGCAGAACTTTATAGTGGCATTTTTCGAGGCTATGGAAAAGCGTTACAGCCGGTTATATTTACACTCGTTGGAACAATAGGAGGAAGGACTTTATGGATTTTTATATGTTCATCTATAGAAAGGACTGATATAAAAAACATCATTCTTGCATATCCATTTAGCTGGATTTTAACAACAGCTCTTTTTATTTTTTATCGTTTATTAGATAGAAAAATTGGAAAAATGCGACAGTCATATAGACTTATCTAA